CCGAGGTCGGCGTGCTGCCCTGGTCGCCGCTGGGCCGAGGCGTGCTGACCGGCAAGTACCGCACCGGCATCCCCGCCGACTCCCGCGCCGCCACCACCCGGTACGCCGAGTTCGTCCGGCCCTACCTGGGCGAGCAGAGCCGGCTCATCGTCGAGTCGGTGTCCACCGCCGCCGAGGGGCTGGGCGTCTCGCCCCTGGCGGTGGCCCTGTCGTGGGTGCGGGACCGGCCCGGGGTCGTGGCCCCGATCGTCGGCGCCCGCACACCGTCCCAGCTCCTCGGGATCCTGCAGACCGAGGACGTCACCCTGCCCGCCGAGATCCGTGATGCCCTCGATGACATCTCCGACGTCTGACCCCGCCCTGGACCCCGGCCTGGCCGAGCTGTTCTCCTCGGCCGGCGTGCCCGGGGCGTACGCCCGCCGCGCCGCCGACCGGCTCGGGGACCGGGCCGCCGACCTGCTGCGCGAGGACCCGTGGCGGCTGCTGCGGGTGCCCGGCGTGCGCCCCGAGCAGGCCGACCACTTCGCCCGCCGGGTGCTGGAGGGGCGGGGTGGGCCCCCGATACCCGACGACCTCCGCCGGGGCCGCGCGTTCGTGGTCCACGTGCTCACCGAGGCGGCCCGGCAGGGGCACACCGTGATGACGCCGCAGGGCGTGCTGGCGGCGCTGGGCGCGTTGCGGGTCCCGGAGCCGGAGCGGGCGATCGAGGCGGCGCTGGACGAGGCCGACGTGGTCGCCCTGTGGGAGGAGCCCGCGTTCGACGACGCCGAGCCTGAGGGGGTGGACGAGCCGCCGGAGCCGGAGGAGTCGCTGGGCCTGGCCCGGTACGCGCTTCCGGAGGAGGAGGCGGCGGAGGGCCTGCGGCGGCTGACCGCGACCGCCGAGCCGCTGCTGCCCCGCGACACCCTCCGGTCGCTGCGCGACGGGCTGCCCGAAGACCGGCAACTCGCCCTCACCGCGGCGGCCGGCACGGGCGTGAGCGTCCTGCACGGGGCCCCGGACGACGTGGAGCGGACCGCCGTCCTGATCGCCCGGGGTCTGGCCTCCGAAGGCGTTCAGGCCGTGGTCGTCACCGGCACGGCCGCGTCCGCGCGGGCGATGGACTCCGCGCGGGGCCTGTTCGAGGCGCTGGAGGGCGAGTGCCCGCCGGGGACCGCCGCCGGCGTCGTGGCGTTCGGGCGGGGCGAGCAGCGACCGCTGGAGGCGCGGCTGGTCGTCGTGCCCGACGCCGGCTCGCTGGACGTGGAGACGGCGGCGGCGTTGGTCGAGGCGTGCGCCGACGGCACTCATCTGGTGCTGGGCGGCGACCCGGCGGCCCTGCCGCCCACGGGTCCGGGGCGCGTGCTGGCGGACCTGGCCGCGTCGGACACGGTCCCGGTGATCGAGCTGGAGCCGGGCGACGGGGACGGGCCGGCGGCGGCGTTCACGGCGGCCGTGCGCCGGGGCGAGCTGATCGCGGTCGAGGCCCCGGGCCGCGAGGTCGTGGTCGTGCCCGCCGGGGACGACCGGGAGGCCGTGCACCGCGCCGTCCAGCTCGTCACCGACTCCATCCCCCGCGCGCTGGGCATCCCGGTCGACGACGTCCAGGTCGTGACGCCGACGGCGGGCGGGCACGCGGGCGCGACGGCCCTCAACGCCGCCCTCAAGGCCCGGCTGAACCCGGGGCCGGGGGCCTGCGGGGGCTTCGACACAGGCGACCGCGTGATCGTCGCGGTGCCCGTGGGCCGCGCGGCGGCGGGCGAGACCGGGACCGTCGTCGCGGCCTCCGCCGAGGGTCTGGAGGTGGCGTTCGGTCCCGGCGCGGAGCCGATCGCCGTTCCGGCGGCGCTGGCGAGCCGGCTGCGGCACGGGTGGGCGGCCACCGTGGGCCAGGCCCGGGGCACCCGTCGACCGGCGGTCGTCGCGGTGTTCCCCGAGGAGTCGGCGGCGGCGCTGTCACGGCCGCTGGCGGTGACCGCCTTCGGTCTCGCCCGACGTCATCTGTCGGTGGTCCACTCCGCCGGGCCGGCCCTCGCGCGGGCGGTGCGGGAAGAGGTTGTCACTCCACGCGACACTCGGCTGGGCCGTCTGCTCAATCCATGAAAAGCCTGTGACACAGGGGTTTACGGTCATGGCCGCATAGGGGAGCATGGCCCCGACAACGGCATTATTGGACCGTCTGTCAACTGGGGCCGTGGCGGAGGAAATGCGATGGAGCAGACCGGCGTGCGGCGGATCGGGAAGCAGACCGGCAGGGCGTCGACGGTCGTGTCGGCCGGCGCCGTCGCCCTGGTGCTCATGGGGGGCCCGGCGTCCGCCGCGACGGCGGCGTCGTCCCGCCCCTGCCCGTTGCCCACCAGCCCGGCCGACACCTTGAGATACCTGCGGTGCAAGCTGGGCAACCTCGGCGACCGCGACCGGCCGCGCGCCGACCCCAAGCCCAGGACGAAGCCGAAGCCCAGGGCGGCCTCCCCCGCCAAGCCCCGGTCGTCCAACGTGGGCAAGCCCCGCAAGCCCCGCGACGACGCCCCGGGCAAGCGCCCCAAGAAGCCCCGTCGCGGGCCCGCCGACGCCGGCCTGCGACCGTACAATCCGGCCCCCGTCGGCGAGGTCCCGGTGTTCAACGGGGCGCTGCCGGCACCGCAGGTCGTCCACGGCGCGCAGGTCCCGATCGGCGGACCCATGCTCGGCGACACCCGCCTGATCACTCCCGTGGCCGCCCGGGAGCCCGAGCAGGACCACACCGCCTGGGTGGCCTTCGCGGCGGGCGCCGCGGGCGTGGTGGGCGCGATGAACATCGGCGTCCTGGCCCGCCGGGCGCGGCGGCGCGGCGATTCCTGAGCCCGCCTCGACGCGCGAGGGCCCCGCACCCCTTCGATGGGATGCGGGGCCCTCGCGCGAAGGGGGCCCGTCAGGCGCCGACCGCGTGGACGCCGCCGTCCACGTGCACGATCTCCCCGGTGGTCGCCGGGAACCAGTCCGACAGCAGCGCGACGCACGCCTTGGCCGCGGGCTCCGGGTCGGCGACGTCCCAGCCCAGCGGGGCGTGCTTGGGCCACATGTCGCTCATCTCGTGGAACCCCGGGATGCTCTTGGCCGCCATGGTGCCCAGCGGCCCGGCGGCGACCAGGTTGACCCGCACGCCCTGGGGCCCCAGGTACTTGGCGAGGTAGCGGGCGGCCGACTCCAGGCCCGCCTTGGCCACGCCCATCCAGTCGTAGACCGGCCACGCCTTGGTGGCGTCGAAGTCCAGGCCGACCACGGACCCGCCGTCCTTCATCAGCGGCAGGCACGCCGTGGTGAGGGACTTCAGCGAGTACGTGGAGATGTGGACCGCGGTGGCGACGTCCTCCCACGGGGTGTCGAGGAAGTTGCCGCCGAGCGCGGTCTCGGGGGCGAACCCGATCGCGTGCACCACGCCGTCGAGGCCGTCCATGTGCTCGCGGACCCTGTCGGCGAGGCCGGCGAGGTGGTCGTCGTCGGTCACGTTCAGCTCGATGACGGGCGGCGGGTCGCCCGCCAGGCCGGACGGCAGCCGCCGGGCGATCCGCTCGGTGAGGGTCGGGCGCGGGTAGGCGGTCAGGACCACCTGCGCGCCCTCCTGCTGGGCGAGCCGCGCCACGTGGAAGGCGATCGAGGCGTCGGTGAGCACGCCGGTCACCAGGATCCGCTTGCCTTCGAGGATGCCCATGTCAGTGCCCCATTCCCAGGCCGCCGTCGACCGGGATCACGGCCCCGGTGATGTAGGAGGCGTCGTCGCCGGCCAGGAAGCGCACCGCGCGGGCGACCTCTTCTGGGGCGGCGATCCGGCCCAGCGGGATCAGCGACTTGATCACCTCGTGCCGGTCCTCGCCCAGCGCCGCGGTCATGTCGGTGTCGACGAAGCCGGGCGCGACCACGTTCACGGTGATGTTGCGCGAGCCCAGCTCGCGGGCCAGGGACCGGGCGAAGCCCACCATCCCGGCCTTGGAGGCGGCGTAGTTGGCCTGCCCCGCCGAGCCCATCATCCCCACCACCGAGGACACCAGCACGATGCGGCCCCGACGCTTGCGCATCATCTGCTTGGAGGCCCGCTTGGCGACCCGGAACGCGCCGGTGAGGTTGGTGTCCAGGACGGAGGTGAAGTCCTCCTCGCTCATGATCGCCAGGAGCGTGTCGCGGGTGACGCCGGCGTTGGCGACCAGCACCTCCACCGGCCCCTGCTCGGCCTCCACCTTGCCGAAGGCGGTGTCGACGTCCTCGGCGCTGGTGACGTCGCATCGGACGCCGAACAGGCCCTCGGGCGGCTCGCCGGAGCGGTACGTGACGGCCACCGCGTCGCCCGCCGCGGCCAACTCCCGGGCGATCGCCAGGCCGATCCCGCGGTTGCCCCCGGTCACGAGGACGGACCGACTCATCTCATAACCTCCAGGATCACGGCGCGCACGGGCGTGTCCCGTACGGGATCCGTACGTCAGCGTCCGAGCGTAGTGGCGTGGCGGCCGCAGGTGAGATGTGGCATACCGACAAGATCCCTCATGTGCCTTTGTACGCCCGGTAGGTTCGGGCAAGTGCACCAGATCGACACTTCCTTCACCGCGCTGCCGCTGCGCGCGCTGGCCGACGCGGCGCTGACCCGCGCCCGGGAGCTGGGCGCCGCGCACGCCGACTTCCGCCTCGAACGCATCCGCAGCCAGACGCTGCGGCTCTACGACGGCAACCTGCAGACCGCCCTCGACTCCGACGACCTGGGACTGTCGGTCCGGGTCGTCAAGGACGGCACGTGGGGGTTCGCCGCAGGAGTGGACCTGACCCCCGAGGGGGCCGCCCGGGTGGCCGAGCAGGCGATCCGGGTGGCCGCCGTCGCCGCGCCGGTCAACCGGGAGCCGATCGAGTTGGCGCCCGAGCCCGTCCACGGTGAGCGGACCTGGGTGTCGTCGTACGAGATCGACCCGTTCGACGTCGCCACCACCGACAAGGTCGGGCTGCTGGCGGACTGGAGCGGGCGGCTGCTGGGCGACGGGCGCGTCGACCACGTCGAGTCGACGCTCCTGCAGGTCAAGGAGAACAAGTTCTACGCCGACCTGGCCGGGACGGTGACCACCCAGCAGCGGATCCGGCTGCACCCGGTGGTGGAGGCCATGGCGGCGGCCGACGGCCTGTTCGACACCATGCGGACGCTGGCCCCGCCGGCCGGGCGCGGGTACGAGTGGCTGACCGGCGACGCCTGGGACTGGGACACCGAGCTGGCCGCGCTGCCGGGGCTGCTGGCGGAGAAGCTGGCCGCGCCCTCGGTCGAGGCGGGCGCCTACGACGTGGTCATCGACCCCTCCAACCTGTGGCTGACGATCCACGAGTCCATCGGGCACGCCACCGAGCTGGACCGGGCGCTGGGCTACGAGGCCGCCTACGCGGGCACCTCGTTCGCCACCCCCGACAAGCTGGGCTCGCTGCAGTACGGGTCGCCGGTGATGAACGTGACCGGGGACCGCGTCGCCGAGCACGGGCTCGCCACCATCGGCTACGACGACGAGGGCGTGCGGACCCGCGAGTTCGACATCGTCACCGACGGGGTGTTCACCGGCTACCAGCTCGACCGGCGCAGCGCCCGGCTCACCGGGCAGGACCGTTCGAACGGCTGCGCGTTCGCCGACTCCTCCTCCAGCATGCCGCTGCAGCGGATGGCCAACGTGTCGCTGCGGCCCGCGCCGGACGGGCCGTCGACCGAGGAGCTGATCGCCGGCGTCGACCGGGGGCTGTTCATCCTGGGCGACAAGAGCTGGTCGATCGACATGCAGCGGCACAACTTCCAGTTCACCGGGCAGCGCTTCTTCCGGATCGAGGGCGGCCGGCTGGCCGGGCAGGTCCGGGACGCGGCGTACCAGGCCACCACCACCGACTTCTGGAACTCCATGGAGGCGGTCGGCGGCCCGCAGACGTACGTGCTGGGCGGCGCGTTCAACTGCGGCAAGGGCCAGCCGGGGCAGGTCGCCCCGGTGAGCCACGGCTGCCCGTCGGCGCTGTTCCGCGGCGTCAACATCCTCAACGCGGTGAAGGAGGCCGGTCAGTGACCCCGCAGGAGAGTGTGGAGAGGGCGCTGAGGTCGTCGCGCGCCGACGACTGCGTGGTGATCGCGGAGGAGTCGAGCACGGCGAACCTGCGGTGGGCGGGCAACACGCTGACCACCAACGGGGTCACCCGGTCCCGACGGCTCACGGTGATCGCGATGCGGCGGGTCGGCGACGGGGTGGCGGCCGGGGCGGTCTCCCGCGCCGGGGTCCGCCCCGACGAGATCGAGGACCTGGTGCGCGAGGCCGAGCGGGTCGCCGCTGGCAACGCCGCCGCCGAGGACGCCGCGCCGCTGCCGGGCCCCGGCGCCGACGCCGGGACGGGCGGGCCCTGGGACGCGCCGCCCGCCGAGACGGAGATCGGGGTGTTCTCCTCGCTCGCCCCGGCGCTCGGGGAGGCGTTCGGCGAGGCGGAGGCCGCGGGCCGCCGCCTGTACGGCTTCGCCAACCACATGGTCACCTCGACCTACCTGGGGACGTCCTCGGGGCTGCGGCTGCGGCACGACCAGCCCACCGGTCTGGTGGAGCTGAACGCCAAGCTGGCCGGGGCCTCCGGCGGCGGCTCGGCGTGGGGCGGGGTGAGCACCCGCGACTTCGCCGACGTGGACGTGACCGCGCTGGCCGCCGACCTGGCCCGCAGGCTGGAGTGGGGCCGCCGGCGGGTGGACCTGCCCGCCGGGCGGTACGAGACGCTGCTGCCCCCGAGCGCGGTGGCCGACCTGATGATCTACCTGTACTGGACGGCGGGCGCCCGCGACGCACACGACGGCCGGACGGTCTTCAGCGCGCCGGGCGGCGGCACGCGGATCGGGGAGAAGCTCTCCGGCCTGCCGGTCACGCTGGCGAGCGACCCGGGCGCGGCGGGCCTGGAGTGCGCCCCGTTCGTGGTGGCGCACGCGTCGGGCCGGGACTCCTCGGTCTTCGACAACGGTCTGGCGGTGCCCGCGACCGAGTGGATCAGTGAGGGCACCCTCGCGGCGCTGACCCAGACCCGTCACTCGGCGGCGCTGACCGGGCTGCCGACGACCCCGGGCGCCGACAACCTGATCATGCGGGCGGACGGGGCCGGGGGGTCGCTGGCGGACATGGTGGCGCGCACCGAGCGCGGGCTGCTGTTGACCTGCCTGTGGTACATCCGCGAGGTGGACCCGCAGTCGCTGCTGCTGACCGGGCTCACCCGCGACGGCGTGTACCTCGTCGAGGACGGCGAGGTCGTCGGGGAGGTCAACAACTTCCGGTTCAACGAGAGCCCGGTGGACCTGCTGTCCCGGCTGACCGAGGCGGGCGCCTCCGAGCGGACCCTGCCCCGGGAGTGGTCGGACTGGTTCACCCGGACCTCGATGCCGCCGCTGCGGGTCGCCGACTTCAACATGTCGACGGTGAGCCGTGCGTCCTGAGCCCGGGTCCGGGGCGGGGGCTAGCCGTCCTCCAACCGGAAGCCGACCTTCAGGCCGACCTGGTAGTGCGCCACCTCGCCGTCCTCGATCTGGCCGCGGACCTCGGTCACCTCGAACCAGTCCAGGTGCCGGAGGGTCTGCGCGGCGCGCCTGATCCCGTTGGCGATGGCCTGCTCCACCCCCTCGGGCGAGGTGCCGACGATCTCGGTCACTCGATACGTGCGGTCGCTCATGTGCCCCTCCTGGTGTCGCCACCGACGTGGCGTGGGCCTACCGTGGATGTGTGAAGGTGATTCCGCGCAGACGCGCCGCCGTTTTCACGGTCACCGACGCCCCCGTGCCCATGTCCGAGGACATCGGGCACCGGCAGCGGCGGTATCTGGTGTCGATGGGGGTGCGGACGGCCTGTTTCGTGGCCGCCGTGCTCTCGGCGGTGCTGGGCGCCCCGGTGTGGGTGGCGGGGCTGCTGGTGGTCGGCGCGCTGGTCATGCCCTACGTCAGCGTCGTGATCGCCAACGGCGGGCGGGAGCCGCAGCCCAGGGCGCACTTCGAGGACGCTCAAAGGCCCGACCGGAAGGAGATTTCCGGACCGCCTCCGGAAATCGGCTCGTGACTTTTCCTTGACTAACGGTGGGGGGTTTCGGTGTACGATTTGTACCGGCGCTCTGGTCCCCCGTCGGGGCGCCCTTGCCGGTGTTCCGGGCCCCCGTCGGAACACCGATGATGCGACGCCGGGTGGGTTGCCCCCGTATCCACCCGGCGTCGCTTTCTCTTCTCTCCCGGGCGTGTCCGCCGCCTCGTCCATCCGGTGTCAGCCCCGGCTTCCCGAGCCGACCAGCTCCCTGATGTCGGGCGGCAGGCTCTCGCCGACCTTGGACGTGATCTTCCCCTGGGTGGCCTCGTTCACGACCTCCAGCACCGACCGGGCGAGGAAGCTCGCCTTCCGCTCGTCCACCCCGGCCCGGGCCGCGACGCGCACGATGAAGTCGCGCCGGCCGAACCGCTCGCCGGTGCCGAGGCCGCCGTAGACCTCGGTGCGGCGCAGATGCTCGCCGATCTCGTGCGGCAACTGCGCGGCGAGTTTGTCGGCGAGACCCTCCGGTACCCGTTCCCCGAGCGTCTCCAGGGTGGCCCGGCAGGCCCGTTCCGCCTCTCCGCGACTGGAGAGCCGCGCCCTGTTCTGCACGAGACCGATGAACTCGTCATGCTTCATGACGACCGCTCCCCTCCTTCGGGATCGTCCTCCGCAAGGGTCACGGTGTGCCCGCTCTCGCATCCCGCTAACACGCGTCGGGCGGCTAGTAGGGTGCGGACATGAGCGGTCGGAGTGGTTCGGAGCGGTCCCGGCTGCTGCTCGTGGACGGCCATTCGCTGGCCTACCGGGCGTTCTACGCGCTGCCGGTGGAGAACTTCAGCACCACGGGCGGCCAGCCGACGAACCTGGTGTACGGGTTCGCCTCGATGCTGGCCAACGCGCTGCGCGACGAGCGGCCGACCCATGTGGCGGTGGCCTTCGACGTCTCCCGGCGGACGTTCCGCACCGAGGCGTTCCCCGCGTACAAGGCGGGCCGCGCCAAGTCGCCGGAGGAGTTCGGCGGCCAGCTCGTGATCCTCGACGACCTGCTCGCCGCGATGAGCGTCCCGACGCTGCGCGTGCCGGGGTACGAGGCCGACGACGTGATCGCCACGTTGACCGCCCGGGCGCGGGCCGAGGACGGCGAGGTCCTGATCATCACCGGCGACCGGGACGTCTTCCAACTCGTCGACGACCACGTCACGGTGCTGTACTTCACCCGCACGGTCTCCGAGCCGGCCCGCTACACGCCCGAACGCGTTCAGGAGCGGTACGGCCTCACGCCCCGTCAGTACCCGGACTTCGCGGCGCTGCGCGGGGACCCGTCGGACAACCTGCCGAGCATCCCGGGCATCGGCGAGAAGACGGCCGCCAAGTGGATCCGCGAGTACGGGACGCTGGCCGCCCTCCTCGACCGGGCCGAGGAGGTTCCGGGCAAGGCCGGGGAGAGGCTGCGGGCCGCCCTCGACGTCGTCCGGCTCAACCGGCGGCTGACCGAGCTGGTCCGCGACGTCGACCTGCCGGACGGCATGGGCGACCTGGAGGGGCTGCGGCGCGCGCCCTACGACCTGCCCGCGTTCACGACGCTGCTGGACGACCTGGAGTTCCGCAACCCGAGCCTGCGCGAACGGCTCTTCGCGGCCGACCCCGGCGGCGGCCGGGAGCCCGCCGCCGAGGGTCCGGTGGTGCGGATCCGGGGCTCCGAGCTGGAGCCCGGCACTCTGGGGGGCTGGCTCGCGGGCCCGGCCGGCGACCGTCCCGTGGGCCTGGTCACCGTGCACGCGTGGGCGCGCGGCGCCGGACGGATCACGCACGTGGGCCTGGCGACCGGCGACGGCTTCGCGACCGCGTTCGAGGTCGCGCGGCTCACCGAGGCGGACGAGCGTGTGTTCGCGCACTGGCTGGCCGACCCGGAGGCCGCCAAGGTGGTCGACGACGCCAAGGCGCTGCTGCGGGTGTCCGCCGAGCACGCATGGGAGGTCCGGGGCGTCGCGGGCGACACCGCCATGGCGGCCTACCTGCTGCGCCCCGGTCTGGCGGCGTACTCGCTGGACGACCTGGCGGGCCGCTACCTGGGGCGTCGACCGCCGAGTCCCGACGGCCCGGGCTGGGCGTCGGCGCTGATGGTCCGGGCGCGCATGGTGCTGGACCTGGAGGCCACCCTCGGCCCACGGCTCGCCGACACCGGCATGGGCCCGCTGCTCGCCACGGTCGAACTGCCGCTGGCCGGGTTGCTGGCCCGGATGGAGCGCGCCGGGGTCAACGTCGACCGGGCGATGCTGGGCGCGCTGGAGAACCGGTTCGCCGACGGGATGCGGGAGGTCGCCGACGAGGCCGCGCGGGTCGCCGGACGGCCGTTCAACCCGGGGTCCACCAAGCAGCTCCAGCAGGTGCTGTTCGAGGACCTCGGGCTGCCCCGCACCAAGAAGATCAAGTCCGGTCACTCCACCGACGCCGACGCGCTGGCCTGGCTGGCGGAGCGGACCGACAACCCGCTCCCCCGGATCCTGCTGCGGCACCGCGACCTGGCCCGCCTGCACATGACGGTGGCCGGGCTGCTCCGGGAGCTGGGCGCCGACGGCCGCGTCCACAGCACGTTCCAGCAGACGGTGGCGGCGACCGGTCGGCTGACGTCCACCGAGCCGAACCTCCAGGTGATCCCGATCCGCACGACCGAGGGGCGGCTGATCCGGCGGGCGTTCGTGCCGGGCGAGGGGTACGCGTCCCTGATGACGGCCGACTACAGCCAGCTCGAACTGCGGGTGATGGCCCATCTGTCGCGGGACCCGATGCTGCTGGAGGCGTTCGCGTCCGGCGAGGACCTGCACACCACGATGGCGGCGCAGGTCTTCGGGGTGGCGCCGGCGGCCGTGGACGCGCAGATGCGCCGCCGGATCAAGGCCATGTCCTACGGGTTGGCCTACGGGCTGTCGGCGTTCGGGCTGGCCAAGCAGCTCGGCGTGCCCGTCGAGGAGGCCAGGCCGCTGATGGACGCCTACTTCGAGCGGTTCGGCGGGGTCCGCGACTTCCTCGCGCGGATCGTGGACGAGGCCCGCGAGCGCGGCCACACCGAGACCCTCCTCGGCCGACGACGCCACCTGCCCGCGCTGACCAGCGATCATCACCAGCGGCGACAGACCGCCGAGCGGATGGCGCTGAACGCCCCCGTCCAGGGGTCGGCCGCCGACCTGGTCAAGCTGGCGATGCTCCGGGTCGACGAGGCCCTGCGCGAGGCCGGTCTCCGCAGCCGCCTGCTGCTCCAGGTGCACGACGAGCTGGTCCTGGAGATCGCCCCCGGCGAGGAGGCCGCCGCGCGCGAGCTGGTGCGCGACCGGATGACCACGGCCCATCCGCTGGTCGTGCCGCTGGAGGTGGCCGTCGGCAGCGGCGGCGACTGGGACGCCGCCGCGCACTGACCCGACCCGGCGCCTTGACGTTTTAGATCACGGAATGCCGATGATGTCGTCCACCGCGCGGACCCGCAGCTCCTCCAGCAGCCGGGACTGGGCCGCCGCCCGGTCCAGCAACGCGTCCAGCCGGGCCCCGTCGAGCCTGCGCTCGCGTTCGGCGAGCCTGCGCAACGTCCGCCAGCACGCCGCCTTGCCCTCCACGCCCAGCATCATCGCCTCCAGCTCGATCACCGAGCTCAGCGGGGAACGGCGCACCAGCCGGCCGTTCGGCTTGAGCCGCCCCAGCAGCTCCGCCGCCCAGCCCAGGACCAGCTTGGCCCGCCGCACCGGGACGCCCAGCGAGCCCATCACGTTCATCAGGGCCCGGCGGTCCTCGGCGATCTCGGTGGTCAGCCTCGCCAGCTCGGGAGCGGCCGGGGTCCCCTGGTGCGCGCCCGTGATGCGCCGGATGAGCCGGGCCCCGACGGTCGCCCCGGCCAGATGGTCGTTCAGGTAGATGCCCAGCAGCGCCGGTTCGCCGAGCAGGCCCGTGGTGTCCCGCCGCCTCAGATGACGCGTCGTCATGTCCCCTCCCCCTGTCACACGCCCTGGAAGGTCACATCCCACCGGGAGGGGCGTTCATGCATGCCGTGCGACGGAACGCCACACTGGTGCGGTGACTGAATCCGGACTCGACCACCCCGCCGACGACCTGATCTGCTCGGCCAAGGGCTGCCGCGCCGACGCCGTATGGGCGCTCCGCTGGAACAACCCGAAGATCCACGACCCCGAGCGGCGCAAGATCTGGTTGGCCTGCGACGAGCACCGCGAGAGCCTGTCGGCGTTCCTGGGCCGTCGGGACTTCCTGCGCGACGTGGTGCCCGTGACCGAGGTGACGGGGGGGTCCTGATCAGCGGGCCTCCCCGACCGGGCGCTCCTCCCAGCCCTGGGCCAGCTCGGTGATGCGGGCGGCGGCGTCGCGGGCGGCGTCGCCCCGGCCCACCGCCAGGCCGAGCAGGTAGGCGGTCAGCGGCGCGGCCGGGCGGGCGACCCCGTGGGCGACGTCGCGCGCCAGGTCGAGCACCAGGTCCCGGTCGAGTCGGTCGCGGTCCAGGCCCAGCTCCAAGCAGACCGCCTCGATCCAATCCTCCAGCATCCGTTCCTCCGCGATGGTGTGCGCACGACTCGGCTGTCACGATCCCGCCTCGCTTCCACCTTGCACCCTCGACGCTCCCCCGCGCGCGAACGGCGTTCCCGTGTTCAGTCCGCGACGGTCAGGCGGGCGGGGCGTCCGAGGAACGCGCCGACACCCGCGACCTCGGCCGCGAGGCCGGACGCCACGGCGTCCGACAGCGGCTCGAACGGCTCCACGGCGAGGTCCGCGCGCCCGGGCGAACGGCGGATCCGCCAGGTCCCGGCCGCGAGGCCGTCCACCAGCAGCACCGACCGGATCACCCCGCCCCCCGGATGGACGCGCGTCCGGTGGACGGTGGGGACGGCGTGGTCCCTGGTCCGCCAGCCGAGCAGGTACTCGTCGAATCCCGGCAGCAGCCGCACGATCGGCTCGGCGTCCGACTCTCCGTGGTCGCGTTCCGCGGCGGTGTCGCTCCACGCACGTCGGATCTCGCCGGGCGGCAGGCCCGACCATGCGGCCAGATCCCGTGGCTCCGCGGGGTCGTGGGCCGCGCGGTAGCGCGCGACCAGCGTCCGCAGGGCCCGTTCACGGTCCGGCGCCTCGACGGGCGGTGGCGCGCCCAGCCAGTCCCCCGCGTGGACATAGGTCGCCTTGCCGGCGCGTTCCGGGCCGAGCACGACGCGGCCCCGACCCGCGGCCAGCATCGCCAGGTGAACGATCGCCTGCCCCTCGGCGGGCAGGCCGGCCCGGGCGAGCCGTTCGCCCAGCTCCGGCTTGGTCAGCGGGCCCCGCCCCGCCAGCGCCGCCTCGGTCACGCGGACGGCCGTGTCGGCGTCCACCTCGACACCCAGGTCCCGCAACCTGCGCAACGAGCCGGCCGGGGCGGGGCGGACCAGCGGGTGGAACCAGGCCAGGTCCTCGGCGGCGACCAGGTGCAGCGTGCCGCGCGGGCCCCAGCAGCGCACCAGCGAACCCGCCTCCCGGGCCTCGGTCAGCGCCGACTCCGTCAGGCCCGACGTCCGTGCCCGCAGGGCAAGCGGGAACGCGGCGGAATCCTGGGCCTGCACGGCCAGCAGATGCCGAACGATCTCGACCGGACCGCCGGTCGACCGTCGATGCAGCCCTTGGGCGCGGGCGCGTCCCGCCCGGACGTCCGCCGCGTCGCCGTGCCCCGAGGTCATGCCCGC
The DNA window shown above is from Thermomonospora umbrina and carries:
- a CDS encoding DUF2267 domain-containing protein, whose translation is MKHDEFIGLVQNRARLSSRGEAERACRATLETLGERVPEGLADKLAAQLPHEIGEHLRRTEVYGGLGTGERFGRRDFIVRVAARAGVDERKASFLARSVLEVVNEATQGKITSKVGESLPPDIRELVGSGSRG
- a CDS encoding winged helix DNA-binding domain-containing protein, whose protein sequence is MTSGHGDAADVRAGRARAQGLHRRSTGGPVEIVRHLLAVQAQDSAAFPLALRARTSGLTESALTEAREAGSLVRCWGPRGTLHLVAAEDLAWFHPLVRPAPAGSLRRLRDLGVEVDADTAVRVTEAALAGRGPLTKPELGERLARAGLPAEGQAIVHLAMLAAGRGRVVLGPERAGKATYVHAGDWLGAPPPVEAPDRERALRTLVARYRAAHDPAEPRDLAAWSGLPPGEIRRAWSDTAAERDHGESDAEPIVRLLPGFDEYLLGWRTRDHAVPTVHRTRVHPGGGVIRSVLLVDGLAAGTWRIRRSPGRADLAVEPFEPLSDAVASGLAAEVAGVGAFLGRPARLTVAD
- the polA gene encoding DNA polymerase I, coding for MSGRSGSERSRLLLVDGHSLAYRAFYALPVENFSTTGGQPTNLVYGFASMLANALRDERPTHVAVAFDVSRRTFRTEAFPAYKAGRAKSPEEFGGQLVILDDLLAAMSVPTLRVPGYEADDVIATLTARARAEDGEVLIITGDRDVFQLVDDHVTVLYFTRTVSEPARYTPERVQERYGLTPRQYPDFAALRGDPSDNLPSIPGIGEKTAAKWIREYGTLAALLDRAEEVPGKAGERLRAALDVVRLNRRLTELVRDVDLPDGMGDLEGLRRAPYDLPAFTTLLDDLEFRNPSLRERLFAADPGGGREPAAEGPVVRIRGSELEPGTLGGWLAGPAGDRPVGLVTVHAWARGAGRITHVGLATGDGFATAFEVARLTEADERVFAHWLADPEAAKVVDDAKALLRVSAEHAWEVRGVAGDTAMAAYLLRPGLAAYSLDDLAGRYLGRRPPSPDGPGWASALMVRARMVLDLEATLGPRLADTGMGPLLATVELPLAGLLARMERAGVNVDRAMLGALENRFADGMREVADEAARVAGRPFNPGSTKQLQQVLFEDLGLPRTKKIKSGHSTDADALAWLAERTDNPLPRILLRHRDLARLHMTVAGLLRELGADGRVHSTFQQTVAATGRLTSTEPNLQVIPIRTTEGRLIRRAFVPGEGYASLMTADYSQLELRVMAHLSRDPMLLEAFASGEDLHTTMAAQVFGVAPAAVDAQMRRRIKAMSYGLAYGLSAFGLAKQLGVPVEEARPLMDAYFERFGGVRDFLARIVDEARERGHTETLLGRRRHLPALTSDHHQRRQTAERMALNAPVQGSAADLVKLAMLRVDEALREAGLRSRLLLQVHDELVLEIAPGEEAAARELVRDRMTTAHPLVVPLEVAVGSGGDWDAAAH
- a CDS encoding DUF3099 domain-containing protein produces the protein MKVIPRRRAAVFTVTDAPVPMSEDIGHRQRRYLVSMGVRTACFVAAVLSAVLGAPVWVAGLLVVGALVMPYVSVVIANGGREPQPRAHFEDAQRPDRKEISGPPPEIGS
- a CDS encoding DUF6457 domain-containing protein yields the protein MLEDWIEAVCLELGLDRDRLDRDLVLDLARDVAHGVARPAAPLTAYLLGLAVGRGDAARDAAARITELAQGWEERPVGEAR